The following nucleotide sequence is from Acidimicrobiia bacterium.
CAGGGGGTGTGACAGTGGTTCCGGCCCTCAGGCGCCCGCTTGGTGTCGATCACGGGCGGGGGCAGTGGCAATCGCAGCCCCGCCACCGCGTCGCCTCACCCGGGCCCGAACGCCGGCCTGCCACTACTTTGAGCATCCGCGCCAGCGCGCTGCGTGAGGGTGATACTGGTGTCATGAACCACCAGCCTCTGACCCGCCGGCGACCGCAGGGATGGCGCGGGGTTGAGTGGGACTAGGGCGTTTTCGCATCGGTCCCTGACCTCGAGGCCTCGACCGACCCCATCCTTGCCTCTCCCGGGGTTCCCTCGACGCCCCGGCGCGCGTGCCCATTCCCGGGGTGTTCGTCCCGCTGTTCTCGACACCGGGGGCCATCACGGGTGGGTATCGACCCTGCCCGGCCCGCGGGGGATCGCCGATGGTTCCGGAAACGCGAGGGTCCCCCGGTAGGTTGGGGGCATCAAAAAATTTCTCGCCAGCCTCACCCTTTTCATCTCCCGATACCGCCTCGTCAACGAACCCCCTCAGGACATCCCCGTCTACGTGCTGGTGGCCGCGCCCCACACGTCGAACTGGGATTTCTTGCTGATGTTGGCCATGGCCTGGCGGAGCGACCTCCATCCCAAGTGGTTGGGGAAGCAGGAGATGTTCGCCGGGCCCTTCCGCCCCCTCTTCCGTGCGCTGGGGGGTATCGCCGTGAATCGAAGCAATCCCGGATCGCTCGTGACTGATCTCGCCGAACGGGCCGCTCAGGCCCAGTCCTTGGCCATTGTCATTCCCGCCGAGGGAACCCGCACCAAGGGGGAGTACTGGAAGTCAGGGTTCTACCGGATCGCCCGGGAAGCCAACATCCCCGTGGTGTTGTGTTACCTCGACGGCCCCTCGCGCACCGGCGGCTTCGGTTCGGTGATCCACCCCTCGGGTGATGTGCAGGCCGACATGGATCTCGTGCGGGCCTTCTTCGCCGACAAGAACGGCCTGAGGCCCCAGAACAAGACGACACCCCGCCTCCGCGATGAGCAAGCCGTGAGCGCCGGCGATGGCTCGATGGCATCCACTCCCTGACGCGAGTGGCGCGTATTAGCTTCCGGCGCTTGGCAGT
It contains:
- a CDS encoding acyl-phosphate glycerol 3-phosphate acyltransferase, with the protein product MKKFLASLTLFISRYRLVNEPPQDIPVYVLVAAPHTSNWDFLLMLAMAWRSDLHPKWLGKQEMFAGPFRPLFRALGGIAVNRSNPGSLVTDLAERAAQAQSLAIVIPAEGTRTKGEYWKSGFYRIAREANIPVVLCYLDGPSRTGGFGSVIHPSGDVQADMDLVRAFFADKNGLRPQNKTTPRLRDEQAVSAGDGSMASTP